In Akkermansia muciniphila, the DNA window GTTCATTGCTGCGCTTGTTGCGCGCCATCATGTCAATCTGCTCCTTGATGGCGGAGAGCGGGGGAGGCGGAGCCAGTTCTTTCTTTTCCACCAGCACAATGGTGAAGCCGGTGGCGTCTACAAGCGGCCCGATGATTTCCCCGGTATTGGCTCCAAAGATGATGGCCGCGGATTCCGGGGAGAGCGTGGAGCGCTCCGTGACGGGCCAGTCGCCGCCCTTTTCCGCGTACAGGTCCTTGGAGTAGCGCCTGGCCATGTCTTCAAAGGTGGCGTTTTTGGATTTGATTTCCTTGGCGATGAGTTCCGCCAGGTTGAGCTGCACTTCCGGCGTGGAGGCGGAGTCGTCCCCCAGCATGGGAATGAAGATTTTCTTGAATTTGATTTTGTCCTTGGTCAGGTCCCGGTATTGTTCCTTGGTAGCCTCGTACTCCTGCCGTATTTCTTCCGGGGTGGGCGGTATTTCCTGATCGTACTTGGAGGCGCGCATGATCTGGACCTGGAGCTGTTTTTTCGTCATTTCCCGGAAGGCGCGGATAGTCATGCCGGACAGGTTCAGGTTTTTCAGGAAGGCGGAGCGGTCGCCGTTGAAGGTGGTCAGGATGGTGCGGTTGATTTCCTGGTCAATGAGGGAGTCGCGGATCACGCCGCCCATGCCCTCAAATTCGTTGCGGAGCAGTTCGCGCTCCACCAGGTCTTCAATGATGTTTTTCTTCGCCAGGGCAAGCTGCTTGTAGAATTCGGGCCCCTGCTTGGGGTACTGGGCCGCCAGCTGGGCGCCGATGGGCATGAGCCGCACGCTGACTTCATTGGCCGTGATGGGGCGTCCGTTCACGGTGGCCGCTATCCGGTTGACGATGCGCTGGGGCTGGATGCGGGAGGCCGGAGCCTCATTCGGGGAAATGCGCTTGGATTCGTCCGGGCGCACCGTCTCCCTTCCGTCATCCCCGTGAAGCTGGACGGCCCGGGGGAGGGAGGACTGCGAGTCCACGATGCTTTGCCCCTGTGCAGATACGGCGATGGTACAGATGAGAAGCGCCTGGAAGTGGGTCCTGATATTCATGAAGGGGTAAGAAGAAGCTTTAATGTTTCAGGATGATAGGGGACGGACCTGTAAAGACAATCTATTTTTTGGTATGTATGGCGCGAATCCCTTATGGAAGGGAGGGTGTTTCCTCCGCTTCTGCTGACTGTGGATGTGCTTGGTAAATGCCGTTTTTCCCTATACAGTGTGCGGCGATGCACAATTGCCGTTTATTGCAGGGAGTGGTCCGTTCCTCCCGTCCGGCCAATATTCCCACGCTGTTTACCAATGCGGCGGCGGCCTGGGCCGCTGTCCGGGGGGCGGAGCTGCCGCCAGCCGGCCTGTACGCCGGCACGGTGCTGATGGGACTGTGTTTTTATTTGTACGGCATGTGGGAGAATGACCGTGTGGACGCCCGGTGGGACGCGTCACGTTATCCGGACCGTCCGGTGCCGTGCGGTGCGGTGAGCGTGTCCGTGCTGAGGCTTCTGGCACTGGCGGCCGGGTTGTCCGGCCTGGTGCTGAATATGGTGCTGGGCGGTGAGTTTGCGCTGGGCGCCCTGCTGCTGATCGTGATTTCCCTGTATAATATGTTTCACAAGCTGTGGAGCGGGTCCATTCTTCTGATGGGGCTGTGCCGCGGGCTGTGGGTTCTGGCGGCGGGGCTGGTGTTTGCCCATGCGGCGGGGGAGCCTTCCCTGCCTCCGGCGCTGGCCTGGTATGCCTTCGGCCTGTTTGCGTTTACGTGCGTGATTTCCCTGGTGGCAAGGCGTGAGGCGGGCAGGCCCCGCGTTCAGGCGGCGGTTGGCTTGCTGCTTTCCGGCATGTGCCTGTTTGATGTGGTGTGGCTGCTGTTCTTCGGTTCCTGGCTGTGGATTGGCGCCGTTTTACTGTGGGCCGGAACGCGGCTGCTGCAGAGGCTCGGGTGCCGGGCTACATAGGTTTGGATTGAAATTACACGGAAAGTGTGCATGATTTAACGCGAGAAAGAGGGTTATGAATGAATTGATCATCAAGATAGGGCCGTTGTTCTGGGTTTTGAGCGTTCTGGCCGTGTATGCGCTGGCGGTCGTGGCGGAACGGATTTTATATTTCCACAGGATTCAGATTAATACCGGGGATTTTTTGAGGGGCATTTCCAAGCTGGTGAATGCCGGCAGCGTGGATGAAGCCCGGCATGAGGCTTCCATTCTTCCGGGGCCTGCGCCCCGCGTGGTTTCCTCCGTGCTGGCGCATTCCGGCCTGCCGCGCGAGGAGCTTCGCGCCGTGGCGGAGGATTCCGTCCAGATGGAGGTGTTCCAGATTGAGAAGAATATCCGCGGCCTGCTGGTGGTGGCTACCGTCAGCCCGCTGATAGGCGTGCTGGGGACCATTCAGGGACTGGTGGGCTTTTATTCCCAGCCGGGCCTGCTGGAAGGGAAGGCTCCCACCCTCGCCATGTCGGATGCCGTTTACCAGGCCCTGCTGAGTTCCGCGCTGGGTCTGAGCATTGCGATTCCGGCGTACCTGTTTTATTCCTACCTGGCTTCCCGCTCCCGCCAGATTGTACATTCTCTGGAACGGGCCGGCACGGAGGCCGTCTGCCTGGTGTGCGACGCACGCCGGAGGCGGGAGGAGGGAGAGAGCATGACGGGCCGCGGAGTGTAAGGTAACCATAAGGAAGGAGGAAGCGCGTGCAGATCAAGACCCGTTCAACGTTGCCTACCGGGGCGTTTTTCATGCAGGTGGTTGTCCTGCTGGATCTCGTTGTCCTGGTCTGTGTGCTGACGATCATGACTTCCCGCGTGGGGATGGC includes these proteins:
- a CDS encoding UbiA family prenyltransferase, producing MHNCRLLQGVVRSSRPANIPTLFTNAAAAWAAVRGAELPPAGLYAGTVLMGLCFYLYGMWENDRVDARWDASRYPDRPVPCGAVSVSVLRLLALAAGLSGLVLNMVLGGEFALGALLLIVISLYNMFHKLWSGSILLMGLCRGLWVLAAGLVFAHAAGEPSLPPALAWYAFGLFAFTCVISLVARREAGRPRVQAAVGLLLSGMCLFDVVWLLFFGSWLWIGAVLLWAGTRLLQRLGCRAT
- a CDS encoding MotA/TolQ/ExbB proton channel family protein — encoded protein: MNELIIKIGPLFWVLSVLAVYALAVVAERILYFHRIQINTGDFLRGISKLVNAGSVDEARHEASILPGPAPRVVSSVLAHSGLPREELRAVAEDSVQMEVFQIEKNIRGLLVVATVSPLIGVLGTIQGLVGFYSQPGLLEGKAPTLAMSDAVYQALLSSALGLSIAIPAYLFYSYLASRSRQIVHSLERAGTEAVCLVCDARRRREEGESMTGRGV
- a CDS encoding peptidylprolyl isomerase, giving the protein MNIRTHFQALLICTIAVSAQGQSIVDSQSSLPRAVQLHGDDGRETVRPDESKRISPNEAPASRIQPQRIVNRIAATVNGRPITANEVSVRLMPIGAQLAAQYPKQGPEFYKQLALAKKNIIEDLVERELLRNEFEGMGGVIRDSLIDQEINRTILTTFNGDRSAFLKNLNLSGMTIRAFREMTKKQLQVQIMRASKYDQEIPPTPEEIRQEYEATKEQYRDLTKDKIKFKKIFIPMLGDDSASTPEVQLNLAELIAKEIKSKNATFEDMARRYSKDLYAEKGGDWPVTERSTLSPESAAIIFGANTGEIIGPLVDATGFTIVLVEKKELAPPPPLSAIKEQIDMMARNKRSNERYKKWVERLRKKAIVKVYI